The genome window GACCGTCGACTCGCCGATGCCCACGGGCTTCGCGGCCGTGAAGCTCGAGCGCCTGCGGGAGACGATGCGGGCGTTCGCCGACAAGCGGGCGACGCTCGATCAGACGCGCATCCTCGTCGACCGCCTCAAGGGCGAAGCGGACGACTACGCGCGGGCGCGGCTCGACCCGGACCTCAAGGCGTTCCAGAACGCGTGCCACGCGGCGCGCGCGCTCCTTGGCCCTGCCGGACCGCGCCATCTCATCCGGTGAGAAGAGCGCCCGCGGGCGAGGCCCGCGGGGCGTTGCTCGCTCAGATGAGGAGCGTGAGGGTCTCCGCCGCCACGTCCTCCTTCACGGCGCGGTCCGCGCCGACGGTGTAGAGGCCGCTCGGGGTCTCGAGCACGAGGGCGCGCAGGAACTTTCCGGGGCCCTGGAGCTTGATCACGCTCACGATGTCGCCCTCGATCTCGACGCGGCTTCCCGTGTGCGTGCTGATGCCCCGGATCCGCGCGGGGACGCCGATGTCGCGTCGCTCGTGGACGAGGAGGTCGTGGATGTGGTCGAGCGCGAAGCCCACTTCTCGTTCGTTGAGCGAGAACGTCTTGCCGTGCATCGCGCGCCGAGCCCCCGGGGCGTGCATAGGAATGTCGCCTAGGGGCGGCGCTCGCGCGAGGCGTGATGGACGCTTCCTCGTCACGCGAGGGTCGAGGAATCGGCGAGGCGCCGCACGAGCGCGACGGCCGCGAGGGCCGCGAGCCGGCTCGTCGCGGGATGGTCGGGGAAGGGCCTGTTCTCGACGCGGAAGCGGAGCGATCCGAACGCGCCCCTCGCCTCGATGGTGTGCGTGTTCTCGGTGAGCGCGGGATCGGCGACGACCCGCACGCGCGTGCGGTCGAACCCGAGGCCCGCGAGCGCGACGGCGGCGGCGACGTTGACGTTCTTCGGGTATCGCGCGACCGCCTCGCGCGCGGGACCTTCGAAGAGCGTGCGCGGCGCGTCGATCGACCCGAGACCGAAGCCGGCGGGCGGCTTCGCCGTCGTGAGCGTCACCTCGTCGAGCCCGCCTTCGCGCGCGGCGCGCAGGGCGTCGAGCGCGCCGACGGCGCCCGAGGGGAGGTGGGCGCGCGCGCCCGTCCGCGCGGCGGCGGCGTCGAGCCGCGCGCGCAGGGCGTCGTCCGCGAGGGCGCCGAGCGAGAGGATGACGACGTTCTTGCCCGCCTCGAGCGCGCGCGGCGCGACGTCGGCCGCGGCCGCCTGGCTTGCGGCCTCGACGACGAGGTCGGCCCGCGCGAGCCCCGTCGCGAGGTCCACGGCCTCGCCCCCGACCCGCGCGGCGAGCGCCCGCGCGCGGTCGCCGAGGGTGTCGACGACGTCGATGCCGGTGACGCCCTTCATCCCGCGCGCGGCCTCCGCGACGGTTGTGCCGATGGACCCCGCGCCCACGACGAGGATGCGCATGCGCTGGGAACGGCGCCGCGGGAATCAGGGTTTCGGCGCGCGCCCGGCCCCGCTCCCGGACCCGGACCCGACGCCCGGACCCGGTCCCGACGCCCGGACCCGGACCCGACGCCCGGGCCCGGACCCGACGCCCGGGCCCGGCGCCCGAAGCCCGGTCCCGGTACCCGGTACCCGGCGCCCGACGCCCGGTCCCGGCCCCCGGCGCCCGGCGCCCGACGCCCGGTCCCGGTCCCGGCGCCCGGCGCCCGGGCCCGGTCCCGGCGCCCGACGCCCGACGCCCGGTCCCGGTCCCGGCGCCCGACGCCCGACGCCTGGTCCCGATCCCGATCCCCCGATCGCGCGCCCGCGCCGCCTGGAAACGTTCTTGCGGAAAGCGCGGGGTGCTTGGCCGCGTGCGCGCGGTCTCGCTCCTCTCGGGCGGCCTGGATTCGACGGTCTCGACGGCGATGGCGCTCGCGCGGGGCTTCGAGGTGGTGGCGTTGAGCTTCCGCTACGGCCAGCGCCACGCGCGGGAGCTGGATTCGGCGCGGGCGGTCGCGAAGCGGCTGGGTCTCGCGGGCCACGTCGTGGTGGACCTGGACCTGGGGCGCCTGGGGGGTTCGGCGCTCACGGACGCGGCGATCGCGGTGCCGACCGGCCGGGACGAGGCGCGGATGGCGGCGGACATCCCGGCGACGTACGTGCCGGCGCGCAACACGATCATGCTGAGCTACGGTCTCGCGGTGGCGGAGACGCGGGACGCGGATGCGATCTTCATCGGGGCGAACGCGCTCGACTACAGCGGGTATCCGGACTGCCGGCCGGAGTATTTCGAGGCCTTCGAGCGCCTCGCGAACCTCGCGACGAAGCGCGCGGTGGAGGGTCGCGG of Candidatus Thermoplasmatota archaeon contains these proteins:
- a CDS encoding TrmB family transcriptional regulator sugar-binding domain-containing protein, with protein sequence MHGKTFSLNEREVGFALDHIHDLLVHERRDIGVPARIRGISTHTGSRVEIEGDIVSVIKLQGPGKFLRALVLETPSGLYTVGADRAVKEDVAAETLTLLI
- the nadX gene encoding aspartate dehydrogenase, whose amino-acid sequence is MRILVVGAGSIGTTVAEAARGMKGVTGIDVVDTLGDRARALAARVGGEAVDLATGLARADLVVEAASQAAAADVAPRALEAGKNVVILSLGALADDALRARLDAAAARTGARAHLPSGAVGALDALRAAREGGLDEVTLTTAKPPAGFGLGSIDAPRTLFEGPAREAVARYPKNVNVAAAVALAGLGFDRTRVRVVADPALTENTHTIEARGAFGSLRFRVENRPFPDHPATSRLAALAAVALVRRLADSSTLA
- the queC gene encoding 7-cyano-7-deazaguanine synthase QueC; this translates as MRAVSLLSGGLDSTVSTAMALARGFEVVALSFRYGQRHARELDSARAVAKRLGLAGHVVVDLDLGRLGGSALTDAAIAVPTGRDEARMAADIPATYVPARNTIMLSYGLAVAETRDADAIFIGANALDYSGYPDCRPEYFEAFERLANLATKRAVEGRGVRVEAPLLRMTKADIVREGVRLGAPLELTWSCYQGGARACGACDSCALRLKGFREAGLEDPVSYER